In Rutidosis leptorrhynchoides isolate AG116_Rl617_1_P2 unplaced genomic scaffold, CSIRO_AGI_Rlap_v1 contig546, whole genome shotgun sequence, the genomic stretch AAATAAAACATGTAGTATCAAAACGAAAATCGTAAATATGTGTTCCTCAAATCCTCTCTATTACACCCCATAACCATGTCAaacatatatgtaaataaatactaTATCTCAATCCATTCAACGGCACTTCCATATGAAACTGTATGCAACAAGCTGTTGAAATCGAGCCTCCGAGCCAGCTTTTCAATCAATCAAAGTATTCGCCATAACGATCCTTTGAAGAGTATCTTGACCAATTCCGACTAGTAACCAAGTCGTGTCTTCCCATTGGGATTGGAGGATACAAGTCCTTTGATGGATTCGAACTTGAACTGTTCCTATGAGATTGGAGAAGAAGATCATTAGAAGAAGAATGTTGTTGATAATTAGCTCTTAGCTTAGCCTTGGTCGACGTTGTGAGATTCATGTAGCTAGGCTTCTCAGTACTCGACCCTAATAAACATTGGAGGTTGTTGGTTGACTTTGGAATCGGAGATAAAGATGCTGACGAAGTCGTGGTTGAAAACTCGTCGGAAAACGACAGTTGAGGAGGTCTGGCTGATATCTTTGTCGTGACGTTATTCCTTCTCACATTAACAGAATCCATTTCTGAAGAATTTGAATTATCATCGCTTTTTCGAGTCATCTCAGGATCCATCAACCGATTTTCCCATGGTTTGGATGCCATCCAACGCTCAACCCAGTTCAAACCGTTAATGTTGCTTTTATCAT encodes the following:
- the LOC139884394 gene encoding LOW QUALITY PROTEIN: protein IQ-DOMAIN 8-like (The sequence of the model RefSeq protein was modified relative to this genomic sequence to represent the inferred CDS: deleted 1 base in 1 codon), whose protein sequence is CQARQALRALKAVVRIQAIFRGRLVRKQAAITLRCMQALVRVQERMRLQSAAKISQEQNMQNNQTDPIKHAEQGWCNSPGTVDEVRAKIQMRQEGAIKRERAIAYTRSQNQSRSCPSPNRRTINRSGSAGKNNKKMMDDKSNINGLNWVERWMASKPWENRLMDPEMTRKSDDNSNSSEMDSVNVRRNNVTTKISARPPQLSFSDEFSTTTSSASLSPIPKSTNNLQCLLGSSTEKPSYMNLTTSTKAKLRANYQQHSSSNDLLLQSHRNSSSSNPSKDLYPPIPMGRHDLVTSRNWSRYSSKDRYGEYFD